One part of the Rhodococcus oxybenzonivorans genome encodes these proteins:
- a CDS encoding amidase yields the protein MSTLPPPDSARLAALDRHFRFGLSAAELEEFAPAVEASLGASTAVENLYRRSAPPTPQREWAPAAPERNRLGAWYVTTEIAGAPDGPLSGKTVAVKDNVAVAGVPMMNGSRTVEGFIPRRDATVVRRLLDAGATITGKAVCEDLCFSGASFTSQPAPVRNPWDPTRNSGGSSSGSGALVGNGDVDMAVGGDQGGSIRIPAAFCGTVGHKPTHGLVPYTGAFPIERTIDHLGPITRTVADAAVMLGVLAGPDGADPRQPTVIEVVDYLSAITQSASGLRVGVVTEGFGTPVSDPDVDAAVRAAVDVLRGAGLAAEEVSIPWHLDAMHVWNVIATEGAAYQMLDGNAYGMNTDGFYDPELVAHFAAQRLHRGHELSKTVKLVGLSGRYTFEVGGGKYYAMARQLVPELRAAYDAALTRFDVLVMPTVPYTAQQIPPADAGLADYLHVALSMVGNTAPFDVTGHPACSVPAGLVGGLPTGLMIVGKRFDDATVLRVAHTYEHAVGAFPSPPAAATARSFA from the coding sequence ATGTCGACATTGCCCCCACCCGATTCCGCACGCCTGGCCGCGCTTGACCGGCACTTTCGGTTCGGCCTGTCCGCTGCGGAACTCGAGGAATTTGCACCTGCGGTCGAAGCGTCCCTCGGTGCGTCGACCGCCGTCGAGAACCTCTATCGGCGCTCCGCCCCACCGACCCCGCAGCGGGAATGGGCGCCGGCCGCACCGGAGCGTAACCGTCTCGGTGCCTGGTACGTCACCACCGAGATCGCCGGCGCACCGGACGGCCCATTGTCCGGAAAGACGGTGGCAGTCAAAGACAATGTCGCGGTCGCCGGTGTCCCGATGATGAACGGATCCCGCACCGTGGAGGGCTTCATCCCTCGCCGCGATGCGACGGTGGTCCGCCGGCTCCTCGATGCCGGTGCGACGATCACCGGTAAGGCAGTGTGCGAGGACCTGTGTTTCTCCGGGGCCAGTTTCACATCACAGCCCGCACCGGTCCGCAACCCATGGGACCCGACACGCAATTCCGGCGGCTCCTCCAGCGGCAGTGGAGCACTCGTTGGGAACGGAGACGTCGATATGGCCGTCGGCGGCGACCAGGGCGGCTCCATCCGGATCCCCGCAGCGTTCTGCGGAACCGTCGGTCACAAGCCGACGCACGGACTGGTCCCCTACACCGGGGCGTTTCCCATCGAGCGAACCATCGATCACCTCGGCCCGATCACCCGCACCGTTGCCGATGCGGCCGTCATGCTCGGTGTGCTGGCAGGACCCGATGGCGCCGATCCCCGCCAGCCGACCGTGATCGAGGTCGTCGATTACCTGTCGGCGATCACCCAATCGGCGTCCGGGCTCCGTGTCGGTGTCGTCACCGAAGGCTTCGGCACACCCGTGTCCGATCCGGACGTCGACGCTGCCGTCCGGGCTGCGGTCGACGTCCTGCGCGGTGCCGGACTGGCGGCGGAGGAGGTGTCGATTCCCTGGCATCTCGACGCCATGCACGTGTGGAACGTGATCGCCACCGAGGGCGCCGCCTATCAGATGCTCGACGGCAACGCCTACGGGATGAACACCGACGGCTTCTACGACCCGGAGCTGGTCGCGCACTTCGCCGCCCAGCGCCTCCACAGAGGCCACGAGCTGTCCAAGACCGTGAAGCTGGTGGGATTGTCGGGTCGCTATACCTTCGAGGTCGGCGGCGGCAAGTACTACGCCATGGCCCGCCAACTCGTACCCGAGTTGCGCGCCGCCTACGACGCCGCACTGACCCGCTTCGACGTACTGGTCATGCCCACCGTCCCCTACACCGCCCAACAGATTCCCCCAGCCGATGCCGGCCTGGCCGATTACCTGCATGTCGCGCTGTCGATGGTGGGCAACACCGCTCCCTTCGACGTCACCGGGCACCCGGCGTGCTCGGTCCCTGCCGGTCTGGTCGGTGGCTTGCCGACCGGTCTGATGATCGTCGGCAAGCGTTTCGACGACGCCACGGTCCTGCGCGTGGCACACACCTACGAACATGCTGTTGGCGCGTTTCCTTCACCACCGGCGGCCGCGACCGCAAGAAGTTTCGCGTAA
- the nthA gene encoding nitrile hydratase subunit alpha yields the protein MTSTIEHTPDNAAPAQAPASDRAWALFRALDGKGVVPEGYTEAWKKTFEEDFSPKRGAELVARAWTDPEFRELLLTDGTAAVDQYGYLGPQGEYIVALEDTPTLKNVIVCSLCSCTAWPILGLPPTWYKSFEYRARVVREPRKVLSEMGTDIAEDVEIRVYDTTAETRYIVLPQRPAGTEGWTQEQLQQIVTKDCLIGVAVPQVPAN from the coding sequence ATGACCTCAACGATCGAACACACACCAGACAATGCCGCACCAGCTCAAGCGCCGGCGTCGGATCGCGCGTGGGCACTGTTCCGTGCGCTCGACGGGAAGGGCGTGGTCCCCGAGGGCTACACCGAAGCGTGGAAGAAGACCTTCGAGGAGGACTTCAGCCCGAAGCGCGGCGCCGAACTCGTCGCGCGGGCCTGGACCGACCCGGAGTTCCGCGAACTGCTCCTCACCGACGGCACCGCGGCCGTGGACCAGTACGGTTATCTGGGACCGCAGGGCGAATACATCGTCGCGCTCGAGGACACCCCCACCCTCAAGAACGTGATTGTCTGCTCCCTCTGCTCCTGCACCGCCTGGCCCATCCTCGGGTTGCCGCCGACCTGGTACAAGAGCTTCGAGTACCGTGCCCGCGTCGTCCGCGAACCTCGAAAAGTGCTGTCCGAGATGGGTACCGACATCGCCGAGGATGTCGAGATCCGGGTGTACGACACCACCGCCGAGACCCGCTACATCGTGCTCCCCCAACGGCCCGCCGGCACCGAAGGCTGGACCCAGGAGCAACTACAGCAGATCGTCACCAAGGACTGCCTGATCGGGGTCGCAGTCCCGCAGGTCCCGGCCAACTGA
- a CDS encoding phenylacetaldoxime dehydratase family protein — protein MESAISDHLVCPRTLSRRVPDNYQPPFPMWVGRADETLQQVVMAYLGVQFRGDEHRTAALAAMRGIVSSFDMEDGPRHHDLTHHEDNEGYENLMVVGYWKDVASYTRWISTSVVADWWASDERLSEGLGYFRETVAPRAEQFETLYAFQEDLPGIGAVMDGISGDINEHGYWGSMRERFPLSQTDWMQPSGELRVISGDPAVGGRVMIQGHDNIALIRSGQDWKDAESEERSLYLDDILPTLQQGMDFLRDSGETVGCYSNRFVRNIDLEGNFLDLSYNIGHWASLDQLERWAESHPTHLRIFTTFFRVAEGLSKLRLYHEVSVSDARDQLYEYINCHPRTGMLRDAQTVALAADLP, from the coding sequence ATGGAATCTGCAATCAGCGACCACCTCGTATGTCCCCGAACGTTGAGCCGACGTGTGCCCGACAACTACCAACCTCCCTTCCCCATGTGGGTCGGGCGCGCTGATGAAACCCTCCAGCAGGTGGTGATGGCGTATCTCGGCGTGCAGTTCCGCGGCGACGAGCACCGGACGGCCGCTCTTGCGGCAATGCGCGGCATCGTCTCGAGCTTCGATATGGAGGACGGCCCGCGGCACCACGACCTGACCCACCATGAGGACAACGAGGGCTACGAGAACCTGATGGTGGTGGGTTACTGGAAAGATGTTGCTTCCTACACCCGTTGGATAAGCACCTCCGTTGTCGCCGACTGGTGGGCATCGGACGAACGACTGTCCGAGGGACTCGGCTACTTTCGCGAGACCGTCGCCCCCCGGGCCGAGCAATTCGAGACTTTGTACGCCTTCCAGGAAGACCTCCCTGGTATCGGCGCGGTGATGGACGGGATCAGCGGCGACATCAACGAGCACGGGTACTGGGGCTCGATGCGCGAACGTTTCCCGCTGTCCCAAACTGATTGGATGCAGCCTTCGGGCGAACTGCGGGTGATCAGTGGTGATCCCGCCGTTGGTGGTCGGGTAATGATCCAGGGCCACGACAACATCGCGTTGATTCGCTCCGGTCAGGATTGGAAGGATGCCGAATCAGAAGAACGATCCCTGTATCTCGATGACATCCTCCCAACATTGCAGCAGGGCATGGACTTTCTTCGCGACAGCGGCGAGACGGTCGGCTGCTACAGCAATAGGTTCGTACGCAATATCGACCTGGAAGGGAACTTCCTTGATCTGAGTTACAACATCGGGCACTGGGCTTCGCTCGACCAACTGGAGCGTTGGGCAGAATCCCATCCCACCCATCTGCGAATCTTCACTACCTTTTTCCGAGTCGCCGAGGGTCTGTCGAAGCTGCGTCTGTATCACGAGGTATCGGTGTCAGATGCACGCGACCAACTGTACGAGTACATCAACTGCCATCCCCGGACCGGCATGCTGCGCGATGCACAAACCGTGGCATTAGCCGCTGACCTACCCTAA
- the zigA gene encoding zinc metallochaperone GTPase ZigA: protein MADTRLPVTVLSGFLGAGKTTLLNQILRNREGRRVAVIVNDMSEINIDSAEVEREISLSRSQEKLVEMTNGCICCTLREDLLAEVSALAADGRFDYLLIESSGISEPLPVAETFTFIDTDGHALADVARLDTMVTVVDAHSFLYDYQTGGRVEADAPDDERDISDLLVDQIEFADVILVSKSDLVTAEHLTELTAVLRSLNPTARIQSMSHGQIPLETILDTGLFSLEKAAQAPGWLQELQGQHTPETEEYGISSVVYRERAPFHPGRLHQFLTREWANGRLLRAKGYYWNASRFTEIGSISQAGHLIRHGYIGRWWKFLPESYWPSDDYRRTGILDKWEEPVGDCRQELVFIGQEIDPDTLRQQLDACLLTTTEIELGPDTWTTWHDPLGDNLTDQVTRTFA, encoded by the coding sequence ATGGCCGACACACGACTTCCCGTGACCGTGCTGTCAGGATTTCTCGGCGCCGGGAAAACCACGCTCCTCAACCAAATCTTGCGCAACCGTGAAGGCAGGCGGGTGGCCGTCATCGTCAACGACATGAGCGAGATCAACATCGACAGCGCCGAAGTCGAACGGGAGATCTCACTGAGCCGCTCACAAGAGAAGCTCGTCGAGATGACCAACGGCTGCATCTGCTGCACCCTTCGCGAGGACCTTCTCGCGGAAGTCAGTGCACTGGCAGCCGATGGACGATTCGACTACCTCCTGATCGAATCGTCCGGTATTTCCGAGCCGCTACCAGTCGCTGAAACGTTCACCTTCATCGACACCGACGGACACGCGCTGGCAGATGTCGCCCGCCTGGACACCATGGTGACCGTCGTCGACGCCCACAGCTTCCTCTACGATTACCAGACCGGTGGCCGCGTCGAGGCCGATGCACCAGACGACGAACGCGACATCTCCGACCTGCTGGTCGATCAGATCGAATTCGCCGATGTCATTCTGGTCAGCAAGTCCGACCTCGTCACAGCAGAGCACCTGACCGAACTGACCGCGGTCCTGCGCTCACTCAATCCCACTGCGCGCATACAGTCGATGTCCCACGGCCAGATCCCACTCGAAACCATTCTGGACACCGGTCTGTTCTCCTTGGAGAAGGCCGCCCAGGCCCCCGGATGGCTCCAAGAATTACAGGGCCAACACACCCCCGAGACGGAGGAATACGGAATCAGCTCCGTCGTCTACCGTGAACGAGCCCCCTTCCACCCCGGGCGGCTACACCAGTTCCTCACCCGCGAATGGGCCAACGGGCGTCTCCTGCGCGCCAAAGGTTACTACTGGAACGCGAGCCGATTCACCGAGATCGGCAGCATCTCCCAGGCCGGCCACCTGATCCGACACGGCTACATCGGACGGTGGTGGAAATTTCTACCCGAGTCCTACTGGCCTAGTGACGATTACCGCCGCACGGGAATACTCGACAAATGGGAAGAGCCAGTTGGTGACTGCCGGCAAGAACTGGTTTTCATCGGTCAAGAAATTGACCCCGACACACTGCGTCAGCAACTCGACGCGTGCCTGCTGACCACCACCGAGATCGAACTCGGCCCCGACACCTGGACAACATGGCACGACCCACTCGGCGACAATCTTACCGACCAGGTCACCCGCACGTTTGCCTGA
- a CDS encoding helix-turn-helix domain-containing protein, with protein MSSLPPPDGDMVDDDCPDCRRSGDLIKVAPAPVPSTPHQGREVVRTTALGTWIETIRDTFVALDIAPIEPENFTGAVQTRHFAHLMAADVTATSQIFRRTARLANRHPLELMQIGMVVAGEGQLIQDGRTCTLGPGDFALYETSRPFTWSLHPEWHLRVFTWPRASLSLTETQLQDLTARTVRSTSPVGQLLSPMLSTLLVADGEVSSAGAIGLASGLADLAITAAQEEGRSKDPDPGLRDLYASMVQHIERHLDDPDLSPSGIAQAFFVSTRTVHRVFARFGATAAATIREHRLEACRRAMMAPRNRSRSLTDIAFQFGFVDLSVFSRAFTTTYGISPSRYREQHR; from the coding sequence ATGTCGTCGTTGCCGCCGCCGGATGGTGACATGGTGGACGATGACTGCCCGGACTGCCGCCGCTCCGGCGACTTGATCAAGGTAGCGCCTGCTCCAGTCCCATCGACACCCCACCAGGGCCGCGAAGTGGTGCGAACCACCGCTCTCGGCACCTGGATCGAAACGATCCGCGACACGTTCGTGGCACTGGACATCGCGCCGATCGAGCCAGAGAACTTTACCGGGGCGGTGCAGACCCGCCATTTCGCGCACCTGATGGCGGCCGACGTCACGGCCACATCCCAGATCTTCCGCAGAACGGCCAGGCTTGCCAACCGCCATCCGCTCGAGTTGATGCAGATCGGCATGGTCGTCGCCGGTGAGGGGCAGCTCATCCAGGACGGGCGCACGTGCACCCTCGGCCCGGGAGATTTCGCCCTCTACGAGACTTCGCGGCCATTTACCTGGAGTTTGCATCCGGAGTGGCACCTGCGCGTGTTCACTTGGCCACGGGCCTCGTTGTCGCTCACCGAGACTCAGTTGCAGGACTTGACGGCGCGGACCGTACGATCCACCTCACCCGTGGGACAGTTGCTCTCACCGATGCTCTCCACCCTCCTGGTGGCCGATGGGGAGGTATCGTCCGCCGGTGCCATCGGCCTGGCAAGCGGGCTGGCGGACCTGGCCATCACGGCGGCCCAAGAGGAAGGTCGATCCAAGGACCCTGATCCAGGTCTGCGAGACCTCTACGCGAGTATGGTGCAGCACATCGAACGCCACCTGGACGATCCGGATCTGTCCCCCAGCGGTATCGCCCAGGCGTTCTTCGTCTCCACTCGAACGGTTCACAGAGTGTTCGCACGCTTCGGCGCAACCGCTGCCGCCACGATTCGCGAGCACCGGCTCGAGGCCTGTCGTCGCGCGATGATGGCTCCACGCAACAGATCCCGATCCCTGACCGACATCGCCTTCCAGTTCGGATTCGTCGATCTATCGGTCTTCAGCAGAGCATTCACGACGACCTACGGCATCAGTCCGAGCCGGTACCGCGAACAACATCGATGA
- a CDS encoding MerR family transcriptional regulator produces the protein MITIGQLARYVGVSIKTIRVYHDKGLLPEPDRDSSGYRRYGANDAIDLIKIRTLAEAGVPLARIGDLRSATEEKFQQALREIDYKLTAHIRDLEATQGRLRQLAAGHLVPLPTEVGAHLEDLLRLGFTPRWVDLQRDLWILVFATHPDHAMTLFHDQADILADPLLRQLFRDYDHTYVLDADDPRIDDLARRIVAATQERYGKGELPELNEPSEIPALIQQTVNASSPAWQRLDTLIRDQLDP, from the coding sequence GTGATCACCATCGGGCAGCTGGCAAGATACGTGGGAGTGTCGATCAAAACCATTCGCGTCTATCACGACAAGGGGCTGCTCCCTGAACCCGACCGCGATTCATCCGGCTACCGGCGGTACGGCGCGAATGACGCCATCGACCTGATCAAGATCCGAACGCTGGCCGAAGCGGGTGTTCCCCTGGCCCGTATCGGGGACCTGAGGTCGGCGACCGAGGAAAAGTTCCAGCAGGCGCTGCGCGAGATCGACTACAAACTCACCGCCCACATTCGTGACCTGGAGGCAACGCAGGGCCGTCTGCGTCAGCTCGCCGCCGGGCATCTGGTGCCGCTGCCCACGGAGGTCGGTGCCCATCTCGAAGACCTACTCCGGTTGGGATTCACACCCCGTTGGGTCGACCTGCAACGCGACCTGTGGATCCTCGTGTTCGCCACCCACCCAGACCACGCGATGACACTGTTTCACGATCAAGCCGACATTCTTGCCGACCCGCTGCTGCGGCAGCTTTTCCGCGACTACGACCACACGTACGTCCTCGACGCCGATGATCCCCGTATCGACGACCTCGCGCGCCGGATCGTGGCGGCGACGCAGGAACGCTACGGAAAGGGCGAACTCCCGGAGCTGAATGAACCTTCCGAAATCCCTGCCTTGATCCAACAGACGGTCAACGCCTCGTCCCCGGCATGGCAGCGACTCGACACACTGATACGTGACCAACTGGACCCGTGA
- the nthB gene encoding nitrile hydratase subunit beta, producing the protein MDGVHDLAGVQGFGKVPHTVNADIGPTFHADWEHLPYSLFFLGVAELGAFSVDEVRYVVERMEPRHYMMTPYYERYAIGVATLMVEKGILTHEELEALAGGPFPLSRPAESEGRPARTDTITFEVGQRVRVRDEYVPGHIRMPAYCRGRVGTVTHRTGDQWPFPDAIGHGRNDAGAEPTYHVQFAAEDLFGDDTDAGSVVVDLFEGYLEPAA; encoded by the coding sequence ATGGATGGAGTACACGATCTCGCCGGTGTTCAAGGGTTCGGCAAGGTGCCCCACACCGTCAACGCCGATATCGGTCCCACCTTCCACGCCGACTGGGAACACCTGCCCTACAGCCTGTTCTTCCTCGGAGTGGCGGAGCTGGGGGCCTTCAGTGTCGACGAGGTCCGCTACGTCGTCGAGCGGATGGAACCCCGCCACTACATGATGACGCCCTATTACGAGAGGTACGCCATCGGCGTTGCCACCCTCATGGTCGAAAAGGGCATCCTCACCCACGAGGAACTCGAAGCGCTTGCCGGGGGCCCGTTCCCGCTGTCCCGGCCGGCCGAGTCGGAGGGACGTCCGGCCCGCACCGACACCATCACCTTCGAGGTCGGGCAACGTGTCCGGGTGCGCGACGAGTACGTCCCGGGGCACATCCGCATGCCGGCCTACTGCCGCGGCCGGGTCGGGACCGTCACGCACCGCACCGGCGACCAGTGGCCCTTCCCCGACGCCATCGGCCACGGCCGCAACGACGCCGGGGCGGAACCGACCTACCACGTCCAGTTCGCGGCCGAGGACCTCTTCGGTGACGACACCGACGCCGGCAGCGTCGTAGTCGACCTATTCGAGGGTTACCTCGAACCGGCAGCCTGA